In Fervidobacterium nodosum Rt17-B1, one genomic interval encodes:
- a CDS encoding DUF58 domain-containing protein, whose translation MIIKKEPVFITLQPDKREVVTFTTAFGTRGIKKLGAYSVRIKSFTELFSIYITEEINSDVRVLPNLEEADASVERILEMLPVLKSKYKLAEDISYIKNIREYQNEPMNRIHWKQSARMDKLMVKEYEYSGTAKNYIVLDLNLPGGIYSKEAWRYIHKKYQEESIKAVAGLVKHFSERHEKTNLFISHSKGIYDITDSDYVFFFDYLSEVEGAIDNNNSTTELLEHIIEGVQPTDTVLVISMFLTKEEVEKLIRLRSRCGRVLVLLMPYGYREATTKKFKSYFDVPVEIRELYKFARTLEEENIIIQIWHENTSLVEGLLKISGSEM comes from the coding sequence GTGATTATAAAAAAAGAGCCAGTCTTCATCACGCTTCAACCAGATAAAAGAGAAGTCGTCACATTCACAACGGCATTCGGCACGAGAGGAATCAAGAAGTTGGGGGCTTATTCTGTTAGAATCAAGAGTTTCACAGAACTTTTCAGCATTTATATAACAGAGGAAATAAATTCAGACGTGAGGGTACTGCCAAATCTGGAAGAAGCCGACGCCTCGGTTGAGAGGATATTGGAAATGTTGCCCGTTTTGAAGAGCAAGTACAAACTCGCAGAGGATATTTCGTACATAAAAAACATACGGGAATACCAAAACGAACCGATGAACCGCATCCACTGGAAACAGAGCGCAAGGATGGACAAACTGATGGTGAAGGAGTACGAATACTCAGGAACTGCGAAAAATTACATCGTCTTGGATTTGAATTTACCGGGTGGGATATATTCAAAAGAAGCTTGGAGATACATCCATAAAAAATATCAAGAAGAGTCCATCAAGGCAGTTGCGGGTTTGGTTAAGCACTTCTCCGAAAGGCACGAAAAGACTAATCTCTTCATCTCGCACTCGAAAGGCATATACGACATCACAGACAGCGACTACGTCTTCTTCTTTGACTACCTTTCGGAAGTTGAGGGAGCTATCGATAACAATAATTCCACCACGGAACTGCTCGAGCATATCATAGAAGGCGTTCAGCCGACTGATACGGTGCTGGTAATAAGCATGTTCTTGACGAAAGAGGAAGTGGAGAAACTGATTAGACTGCGTTCAAGATGCGGCAGGGTTCTTGTCCTACTCATGCCGTATGGATATCGCGAAGCGACAACGAAAAAATTCAAGTCGTACTTTGACGTCCCGGTTGAAATCAGAGAACTCTACAAATTCGCAAGAACACTGGAAGAGGAGAACATAATCATCCAGATATGGCACGAGAACACGAGCTTGGTGGAAGGGCTGTTGAAGATATCAGGTTCTGAAATGTGA